A window of Yoonia sp. SS1-5 genomic DNA:
GGCGTCGCAAACGGACTTGTCCGATTTGCGGCGCCTTTTTCATATCACAAAGGTGCCGCCATGACTAATCGCCCCCACACCCCCGTTCTCGATGCGGTTGCAGGTCCCGCGGATATCCGACGTCTAAGCGATGACGCCTTGGCAAGTCTGGCCGCAGATGTCCGGGCCGAGGTCATTTCGGCCGTGTCCGAAACCGGCGGGCATCTTGGGTCATCGCTGGGCGTGGTTGAGTTGACCGTGGCGCTGCATGCCGTCTTTGACACCCCGCGGGACAAGCTGATCTGGGACGTCTCGCATCAATGCTATCCGCACAAGGTGCTGACCGGTCGACGTGACCGGATCCGGACCCTGCGCCAGGAGGGTGGCTTGTCAGGTTTTACCAAACGGGCCGAGAGCGATTTTGACCCCTTTGGCGCTGCCCATTCCAGCACGTCCATTTCTGCCGCTTTGGGTTTCACAATTGGCCGGGATATGGGCCGGCCGACAGGTGATGCGATCGCCGTGATCGGCGACGGGTCCATCAGTGCTGGCATGGCTTATGAGGCGATGAACAATGCCGGCCACGAAGGTCGCCGGATGTTTGTCATTCTCAATGACAACGAGATGTCGATTGCCCCACCAACCGGTGCGATGTCGAAATATCTGTCCAGCCTCTATGCCTCGCCCATGGGCGATTTGCACAAGATGGCGGAAGGGTTCGAATCTGCATTGCCCGGCCCGATCCGGGATCATGCCCGCCGCGCCCGCCAATTGGTGACCGGCATGCAAACCGGCGGGTCCGGCACATTGTTTGAAGAACTGGGGTTCAGTTATGTCGGCCCCATTGACGGCCACGACATGTCCCAACTTCTGCCGGTCCTGCGCTCGGCCCGGACCCGCGCGACCGGACCGGTTCTGATCCATGTCTGTACCACCAAAGGCAAGGGCTATGCCCCCGCCGAACACAGTGCCGATTGCGGGCATGGTGTCGCGAAATTCGATGTGCAGACCGGAACGCAGGCCAAGGCAAAGTCAAATGCGCCAAGCTACACCAAGGTATTTGGCAGTGCCTTGACGGTCGAAGCGCAACAAGATCCCAATATCGTCGCGGTCACCGCTGCCATGCCATCGGGAACCGGGGTGAACATCATGGAGGAACGCTTCGCGTCCCGCGTCTTTGATGTCGGTATCGCAGAGCAGCATGCGGTGACGTTTGCAGGCGGCATGGCCGCGAGTGGCTTGCGTCCATTCTGCGCGATTTATTCGACTTTCCTGCAACGCGGCTATGATCAGGTGGTCCACGATATCGCCTTGCAAAACCTGCCGGTCCGCTTTGCGATTGATCGTGCCGGGCTGGTTGGCGCCGATGGTCCGACCCATGCCGGTTCCTTTGATATCGGGTATATGGCCGCACTACCGAATATGGTGGTGATGGCCGCCGGCAACGAGTTGGAGCTGATGCATATGGTCCGCACGGCCGCGGCCTATGATGACGGCCCCATCGCCTTTCGCTATCCGCGTGGCGAGGGCGTTGGCCTTGATTTGCCCGAACGCGGCAATGTCATTGAGATTGGCAAGGGCCGTATTGTGCAGGAGGGATCTGATGTCGCGCTGCTCTCCTTCGGCGCGCATCTGTCGGAATGCCAGATTGCGGCTGACCAAATGGCGGCACAGGGTGTGTCGGTTACGATTGCCGATGCCCGCTTTGCCAAGCCGCTGGATCGGGATTTGATCCGGCAACTGCTGCGGCATCACAAGGCTGTCGTGACGGTTGAGCAGGGCGCCCGTGGCGGATTTGGCGCCATGGTGCTGCATGATCTGGCCAATGACGGGCTGCTGGATGGCCGCTGCCAGGTCCGGACGATGACATTGCCCGATCGCTATATAGACCAGGCTGCGCCGGCGGCCATGTATGCCGATGCAGGTCTGACAGCTGTTGATATTGCAGCAACCGCGATGCAGGCCGCAGGGCTGAAGTTGAAACGCTCACCGGTCGGCGTCGCCTGAACCAGCCGTACGGTCGGGTCTGCGTCGCCGCGCGGGGCGAATAGGTCTTCACGCATCCGATCGAGGCCCGCGAAGTTCCTACCTTTTGCCGGTTTCACCACGCCAGAATTTTCGACTTGCCGTTTGTTACTTTATAAAATAATCCTCCCGAAACGATGGAGGTGGGTCCATGAGGAAACGCGCAGCTGCCCGGCAAACGGATGTTTTGACCGTGTTGAAGGCCTCTGACAGGCCAATGACAGCCTACCAAATTCTGGAACGGCTGCAGATCAGCGAGCCTGATATCGCCCCGCCCACCGTCTATCGCACACTATCGGCACTGACCGATCAAGGTCAGGCACACAGGTTGGAGTCGATCAAGGCCTTTGTTCCCTGCCGCTGCAGCCATGTCGAAAGCGTGCCTGTTCTGGCGATTTGCGAAGATTGCGGATCGGTCGAAGAACATGACGGCAGCAGCCTTTTGCCGCAGCTTGATGCGCTGACGGATCAGAATGCCTTTCGGGCTGATCGTCACATCGTCGAAATTCATGGGCAATGCGCCACCTGCGCCGCCTGAGCCAACGCAATCATTCAAACGGATTCATCATGAAACAAGCACTGTCTCTTATTGCCCTTGTCGCCGCCATGCCCGCCTTTGGCGAACAAACCCGCCAATTGGATGCCCACGAACATGGTGTTGGCAAGCTGAATATTGCCATCGACGGCACGACAGTGGCGATGGAATTTCACGCCCCTGGCGCCGACATTGTCGGATTTGAATATGTCGCAGAAAGCGACGCCGACATTGCCGCGATTGATGCGGCCCTTGTGACACTCGGCGCCCCGCTTGATCTTTTTACTGTGCCGGATGCCGCGGCTTGCACCGTCGCTGAAACGCAGGTCGCACTGGAAAGCGAAGAGGCCCATGATGATCATGGTGAGGATGACCATGGCCACGACGACGATGGGCATGACGACCATGGACATGATGATCACAGCGATGACGATCACGCCGCGCATGAAGAAGAGGCCGGACATACAGAGTTCCATGCCGAATATACGCTGAACTGCGAAAACGCTGATGCGTTGACCAGCATTGCGTTTGGATATTTCGATACCTTCCCGAACGCGCAAGAGGTTGAGGTGCAGATCATCACCGCATCAGGCGCGCAGGGCGTTGTGGTGGAACGTGACGCGCCCGAGCTGAATATCGGGCAATAAACATAGTTGGCGACGATGGTTCTTGCACTTTCCGATGTCGGCTACAGATGGCCGGGGCGGGCCGGTTTTTCGCTGACCGTGCCGGAATTGACCGTTGCCAAGGCTGAATCTGTTCTGCTGCTGGGTGAAAGCGGTTCGGGGAAATCGACGCTGCTGTCATTGATCTGCGGAACGATTCTGCCCGATCAGGGTAGCGTCACCATTGCAGACACCAATATCGCCAAGCTGTCCGGTGGCGCACGCGACAGGTTTCGCGCCGAGCAAGTCGGCGTGATCTTTCAACAGTTTAACCTGCTGCCCTTTGCATCTGTGACTGACAATATTCTGCTGCCGCTTCGTTTTGCCCCTGCGCGCCGGCAGCGTGTCAGTGATGCCGCAGCCACAGCCGCAACGATTTGCAGCGCACTTGGTCTGCCGGCCGAGGTGATGGGCGCAAAGGCAACGGCGCTTAGCGTTGGCCAGCAACAGCGTGTTGCCGTCGCCCGGGCGCTGATCGGGCAGCCGCCGCTGATCATCGCCGATGAACCGACATCGGCGCTTGATGCAACCAGCCAGGCGGCCTTTCTCGATTTGCTGTTTGCACAGACACAGGCGCATGACACCTCGCTTTTGATGGTCAGCCATGATCCGCGGCTTGGGGATCGCTTTGACCGGGTCATCCGTATGGAAGATATCGCCCAGATCGAAAGGGCCGCTGCATGATCCTGCGTCTGGCCATTGCCTCGCTATTTGCGCGTGCTTTGACCGTGGGCATGACCATTCTTGCCATCGCCTTGTCTGTCGCCCTGTATCTTGGGGTGGAAAAGGTCCGCACCGGCGCCAAGACCAGTTTTGCGGATACGATTTCCGGCACTGACCTGATTGTTGGTGCGCGGTCCGGGTCCGTCCAGCTATTGCTGTATTCGGTGTTCCGCATCGGCAATGCGACCAACAATGTGACCTGGGAAAGCTATCAGGATATCGCGGCGCGGCCGGATGTTGACTGGATTGTCCCGATTTCGCTGGGTGACAGTCATCGCCAGTTCCGGGTGATGGGAACGACCCAGGCTTTTTTCGAACATTACAAATATAGGCAAGGCAGATCGCTGGCCGTCGCAGACGGGATCATCATGGATGACCTGTTTGACACCGTTATCGGTGCCGATGTTGCCACAACGCTGGGCTATAGCGTGGGCGACCCGATCATCGTTGCGCATGGTCTGGCATCCTTTGCCGAGCATAAGGACCAGCCGTTCCGTGTATCGGGCATTCTGGAAAAAACTGGCACACCTGTTGATCGGACCGTGATTGTCAGCATGGAGGCGATTGAGGCGATCCATGTGGATTGGCAGGGCGGCGCCCAGATCCCCGGGCAGGCGACGCCCGCGGATGTGATCCGCCAGATGAACTTGACCCCCAAAGCTGTCACCGCCGCACTGGTCGGTGTCGAAAGCCCATTGCAGACCTTTGCGCTGCAGCGTGCGATCAATGAATACCCCGAAGAGCCCTTGCTGGCTGTCCTGCCCGGCGTTGCCCTGCAGGAACTATGGGGGATCGTGGGCATTGCGGAAACTGCCTTGCTTGCGGTGTCGGCCATGGTTGTTGTCACCGCACTGATCGGCATGATGGCGACGATCTTTTCCAGCCTGAATGAACGCCGCCGCGAAATGGCGATCTTTCGGGCGACGGGGGCAAGACCCGCGACAATCCTTGGGATGCTTGTTCTCGAGGCCATGGTCATGGCTGCAGCGGGCGCTATTATTGGATTGGGGCTGTTATACATCGGGCTGACCATCGCGCAGCCTGTTGTCGATAGCGCCTTTGGTTTGTGGCTGCCAATTGATGCGCCCACCTTGCGCGAGCTCTGGGTGATCATCGGCGTTGTCTGCGCTGGCGCAATTGTGAGCCTTGTGCCCGCATTGCGGGCTTACAAAATGTCGGTTGCAGATGGTATGATGGTGAAAACGTGAAACCCATGATGAGGTGAACGGAATGCTAGATCGTAGAACGACATTGACGCTTTTGGCGGGGTCGACGCTCGCACCGGGTGCCGCTTTCGCAGCCGCCCCGCGCGAGATCATGTGGGATGATCTGATCCCACCGGGCGTTCCCTATTCCGAAATCATCGGAGAGGGCGAGTTGGACGAAGCCAACGATACCTGGAATCCGATCTACGACGCCAATGCGGTCAAGCTGAACGATGCGCTGAATGGGGCCTATATCAGGATGCCCGGTTTTATCATTCCCTTTGAGGTCAGCGCCAAGGGCGTGACGGAATTCATGCTGGTCCCGTATATGGGGGCCTGTATCCACGTACCCCCGCCACCCGCAAACCAGCTTGTGATGGTCACCGCAGCACAGCCCTGGCCGGGTGATCAACTGTGGGATGCCGTCTGGGTCACAGGGCGGATGCAAACGCAATTGCAATCGACGGATCTTGGCAAAACCGGATATTTCATCGCCGCCGACGAAATGGAGATCTACGAATGGTAAACCGCCGCGTTCCACGTCGCATGGTCTTGGCGGGCATGGCAGCAACGGCTGTCGCACCCCATGCGGCGCGCGCCGAAGAATATATCGACCTGGAATGGGAAGATCTGCTGCCGGAAAATGACGTGGCTGTGCAAAACCCGCTACGCGGCCTGTTTGCACATGATGAAGATGCGCCGCTCTCCAGTCAGCAACCGGCCTCGTCCGGTGTCAGATCCGACTGGAACGGACAGGTTGTCCGTCTGCCAGGGTTCATTGTGCCGATTGACTATAGTGGCACTGGCGTGACCGCCTTTATTCTGGTGCCGTATGTCGGTGCATGCGTGCATGTACCGCCCCCGCCCGCCAACCAGTTGGTTTTCGTCTCAACCCCAACACCTTACGAAAGCAAGGGGTTGTTCGAACCTGTGAATGTCGTTGGGATGTTCGGCGTCTCGTCAATCTCCACGCAGCTTGCAGATATTGGCTATGCCCTATCAGCGGATCGAATTGAGCCCTACCGCTCCTAAGGTCAGGACTGATAGCCAGTAAATGACGATTGCGGCGAGAGCGATGGTTGAGCGGAAGGCTTTCGGGTACCGGCCGTAGCGGGTCGCCAATGCTTCAGCCTTCGAAACATGAGCTCAATCCGTTTACGCCGTTCGTACCGGCGCTTGTCGTATTTGAGGGTCTTCTTACGTTGTTTTCGGATTGGTAGGCAGGGACGTATCCCTTTATCTTTCAACGCATCTCTGGACCAGTCCGCATCGTAACCGCGGTCCCCGAGAAGCCAGTCGACCTCGTGCAAGCTGCCGAGCAAGGCCCGTGCACCGATGTAGCCGCTGACCTGACCGGCTGTGACAACCAGGCTTAGCGGACGCCCTGGCTGTCGCAGATGGCGTGTAGTTTAGTGCTCATTCCGCCCTTGTTGAGGCCGATCAGGCGTCGACGCCCCCCCTTTTTGATCCCCAATCTGGAAGCGGTGGGATGCGCTTTGAGATAGGTAGCGTCCATCATGACGGTCTTTGTCTCGCCGTGATTTGCAGCCAAAGCCACCATCACTTGTGCAAAGATACCTTTATCGCTCCACCGCTTCCAGCGATTGTAGAGCGTCTTGTGCGGGCTGTAGGTACTCGACGCGTCACGCCACCGTAAGCCATTGCGATTGATGAAGATAATCTCACTCAGCACACGCCGGTCATCAACCCGAGGTTTGCCTTGGGACTTCGGAAAGAAGGGTCCAAGACGCGCCATTTGCGCATCCGTCAGCCAACGTAGATCAGATATGTTCACCGCTCGTTTTTGAGCTGTGAATCACGCACTCAAACAGAAATCAATGGGTCGTGACCCCAGGAACAGTCGCGCGGCAGACTCCTCAGGTTTGTATGGCAGAACGAAAGCAACAAGAAAGGAAACAGATCAATGAATCTAATGACTTTAGCGGCATTTATGGGCGCAATAGTTCTTTTCGGCCTTTCCGTATCGCCAGGACATCCTGCCGTTCCATGTTTCACAATACTTGCCTACGCACTTTGCGCGTACATCTTGATGCCTGATCTCGCGATAGCGTCATCACGCGAAACCATCGAATGGCATTTTGTCTACCCGCTGGTTTCTTCGGTGCTGGTGACCGCAGAATTGTTTATGCTAAATCCAGCTGCTGGCCCTGCACTGATCGCGTTGGGCAGCGCACTGTTCGGGGGCCTTTCTACTGGGCACTCTTGCGGCATTTGCGGCCCATGCTATTCTGGCAGTCGTGTGTGATTGAAAAGTTCAAGACACCTTCAGGGCTCAGCCATTTGGCTTCTCTGTCTTGCTATTTGTAGTTGCCGCTATTGCTTCGCGGTTCGTGAATTTGGCGATGGGAAATAGCTACTAATGAGCCGATGACCGAAGCGATACTAAACCCCAAATGCCTTCTTCAAAACGCTTGAATGCTTCGAACCCGTAGCATGGGCACAAATGAGAACCTGGATCGGGTTATCAGGAACCGTCACTCGATCTATTCAGGCGACTAAACAACTTGAAACTGTCGCGGTTTGATGCCGCTCCTTTGATAGCATTTATTGCAGCAAAGGAGATGAACGTTGGGACTGAAACGTACGGATGAGTTCCGGGCTGATGCGGTGCGGATCGCTGGGACCAGCGGACTGACACCTTCAAATGGCCGGTTTTACCAGTGCTGGACACCTATGGGTTTTTGACCGGAATTGCCGGGCAGGCAAGCTCAGCAGCTGGGGAAATGTCCGTTCCAGATTGGCGCCCGAGAAGGCCGAGCTCTTGGTCTGTGCATCGGTACAGGTTGCTCGAAAAAATGCCTCCAATGGGCGTCGTATTGGTAGGAAACCAATATTCCGGGTTTGACCTTTCCAAGGATCAGAATCCCGGATGAAGGTTACAGTGACAATCTGACCAGCAGCGAATCAGTGGCTCACCATCCAATCGCACGCAAGCGGTTGAGTCACCCGCAAATCCGGCGCAGCTCGTACCGGGACAGAGCGCTCGCTCTGCGCCCGAAATCTTCGCGCCAGACCGGTCTAATCTGCAGTGTGTTCGAAGTTTTCTTAGTACCTGACATTCTCTGGCGGCGGACGTGACCATTCTTTCGGTTTATCCGGTGAAACTGGCATATTCGTATAACCACTCCAATCACGCCCGCCGTCAGTTTGGCAATTGATCTTCAACCTCTGGACTTAGTAGCGCCCCCCACATCGGTGAAATTCCCCCGATCCTGCTGGCAAACTTTGACGGCGAGACCAGCCCGCCGTCATGAGATCAGACGAAAACTCTTGCCCTGGGTAGCAGAAGAGTGCGTAGCAGAGCAGCAGGTCGTGACCAGCTCCAACTTTAGACTGGTGGGGGCCCTGCCTCGTCACGTGCCGGATCCAAAGCTGGCGCGCGCCCGACGCTCGTGAAGTTGAGCACAAACCCAGTCTCGATCCCGCCTTCTACAGTAACAGGTGGTGCTCTCACTATGAGTTTTGCAGGCTTAAGTGCTTGTCCAAGTTCCGGGTTAAGGCTTGAGAGGTCAATTGGCGCCTTTATCCTGCCCATCGTCGTGTCATAGAACACCCCGGCGGTAGCAGTGAAGCTATCAGGTATGATATCCAGCCCTCCAGCGCCTGGCCGGAATTCATTGTCTGGGTTATCCGGAGAAACTTTCGCGTCGGAATTCCACCAATTCAATGCAACGAATGGCAAATAGAACCCTCCTTCCAGGAGGAGAAGATCAACCGGATCCCCACTCGGAGTATCAACTACTGGCGGCTGCCTAACCGACGGGTCGAGTGACAGGAAACTTGCCCCACCGCCCGGATTTGCCCCACCACCCAGAAATGCGCCCGGCGGGGGAACTTCATAGGAGTCATACTCCGCCTCAAGGTCACCCAAGTCAGCGTCGTTAAAGGGATCTCTTTGTGTCTGCAAGTATGTGTTGGCACGATTAATCGTAAATTCAACACGTTGAATAGAGCCCTCAACATCCGCGAAAATGAAATCGGATCCAGTGGGGTTCTGTTCCAAGACAGAGCGTAAGCCATCCACTTGATCAGCGAGCGTCCGGATATCGCGCCTTAGTGTTCCAACGATGGGACCCAATTCAGCGCCCCCTGGCTGTCCCCTTAGCCAATTAAGATACTCGGTAGCCGAACTCAAATAGTCCTCTGCCTTATCGAGGGCTTCTTGCACCTGTTCGCGCTGCGTAGGTGCATCTTCAAACTCGGCCTCATTTGTTGGTGGCGCAACCGTCGCCGGTTGCTCGGGCAGCATTGGGGGATTGCCAGCAAAAATTGTATTCAGTTCTCTTTCAAGCCCGCGCGAGGGAATCGCGAAATCCAAGTCAAGTATGAATTCGCCTCTTTCCCTTCTGTCAGCTCTATTCAATATTTGCGCGATTGCCTGACGAGCACGGGCAACTTGACTCTTTAATACTGGGTCTGCCTTCGACATATCAATCTTGTCTAATTCCAAACTTGCCCGTTTCGCAAATTCGACCGTTTGATCAACGTCAACATCTTGAATGTCCTCACCCGCAAAATCGTCAAGAACTGGAGCGGGAGGTGGCGGGCTATCCAAATCGTCATCGTCATCGTCGTTAAAGACGTTTACTTCTGGCGGCTGAACTCTGGATCTACCGGTCAACCACTTGTAGAGGCTTTTCAGTCCAGCACCAACATCGAGGGCCCCTACAAAGGCGCCACCGATTGCAATTTTGTCTAGTCGCCTTTCGGTCTCACCATCACTGTTCTTCCTAGTTGAGATATTCATGGAAGCCTGCATCGTAAATGCGCGTCCAAAAGCACTGCCCGGTATATTTACTTCAGTTTCAAGTGCATAGCGCATGATAACTTGATATTGTGATACGCCATTTTGGCCCCTAAGAACACGGATCTTCCCATCGGAATCGCGAAAGATCGGTGTTGCAATAACTATGACCGGTGCAAATACCTTTCCATTCGCTAGTGGTTTACTGACGCGCAATACGGTCTTGAGAACATGAGCTTCACCTTTCTTGATGAATTCAAATGTCCCTTGGGTGCCGTCGGGTTCTTCAATAACTGTGTCACCTTCC
This region includes:
- the dxs gene encoding 1-deoxy-D-xylulose-5-phosphate synthase; protein product: MTNRPHTPVLDAVAGPADIRRLSDDALASLAADVRAEVISAVSETGGHLGSSLGVVELTVALHAVFDTPRDKLIWDVSHQCYPHKVLTGRRDRIRTLRQEGGLSGFTKRAESDFDPFGAAHSSTSISAALGFTIGRDMGRPTGDAIAVIGDGSISAGMAYEAMNNAGHEGRRMFVILNDNEMSIAPPTGAMSKYLSSLYASPMGDLHKMAEGFESALPGPIRDHARRARQLVTGMQTGGSGTLFEELGFSYVGPIDGHDMSQLLPVLRSARTRATGPVLIHVCTTKGKGYAPAEHSADCGHGVAKFDVQTGTQAKAKSNAPSYTKVFGSALTVEAQQDPNIVAVTAAMPSGTGVNIMEERFASRVFDVGIAEQHAVTFAGGMAASGLRPFCAIYSTFLQRGYDQVVHDIALQNLPVRFAIDRAGLVGADGPTHAGSFDIGYMAALPNMVVMAAGNELELMHMVRTAAAYDDGPIAFRYPRGEGVGLDLPERGNVIEIGKGRIVQEGSDVALLSFGAHLSECQIAADQMAAQGVSVTIADARFAKPLDRDLIRQLLRHHKAVVTVEQGARGGFGAMVLHDLANDGLLDGRCQVRTMTLPDRYIDQAAPAAMYADAGLTAVDIAATAMQAAGLKLKRSPVGVA
- a CDS encoding Fur family transcriptional regulator, whose translation is MRKRAAARQTDVLTVLKASDRPMTAYQILERLQISEPDIAPPTVYRTLSALTDQGQAHRLESIKAFVPCRCSHVESVPVLAICEDCGSVEEHDGSSLLPQLDALTDQNAFRADRHIVEIHGQCATCAA
- a CDS encoding DUF2796 domain-containing protein, with the protein product MKQALSLIALVAAMPAFGEQTRQLDAHEHGVGKLNIAIDGTTVAMEFHAPGADIVGFEYVAESDADIAAIDAALVTLGAPLDLFTVPDAAACTVAETQVALESEEAHDDHGEDDHGHDDDGHDDHGHDDHSDDDHAAHEEEAGHTEFHAEYTLNCENADALTSIAFGYFDTFPNAQEVEVQIITASGAQGVVVERDAPELNIGQ
- a CDS encoding ABC transporter ATP-binding protein: MVLALSDVGYRWPGRAGFSLTVPELTVAKAESVLLLGESGSGKSTLLSLICGTILPDQGSVTIADTNIAKLSGGARDRFRAEQVGVIFQQFNLLPFASVTDNILLPLRFAPARRQRVSDAAATAATICSALGLPAEVMGAKATALSVGQQQRVAVARALIGQPPLIIADEPTSALDATSQAAFLDLLFAQTQAHDTSLLMVSHDPRLGDRFDRVIRMEDIAQIERAAA
- a CDS encoding ABC transporter permease, producing MILRLAIASLFARALTVGMTILAIALSVALYLGVEKVRTGAKTSFADTISGTDLIVGARSGSVQLLLYSVFRIGNATNNVTWESYQDIAARPDVDWIVPISLGDSHRQFRVMGTTQAFFEHYKYRQGRSLAVADGIIMDDLFDTVIGADVATTLGYSVGDPIIVAHGLASFAEHKDQPFRVSGILEKTGTPVDRTVIVSMEAIEAIHVDWQGGAQIPGQATPADVIRQMNLTPKAVTAALVGVESPLQTFALQRAINEYPEEPLLAVLPGVALQELWGIVGIAETALLAVSAMVVVTALIGMMATIFSSLNERRREMAIFRATGARPATILGMLVLEAMVMAAAGAIIGLGLLYIGLTIAQPVVDSAFGLWLPIDAPTLRELWVIIGVVCAGAIVSLVPALRAYKMSVADGMMVKT
- a CDS encoding DUF3299 domain-containing protein; amino-acid sequence: MLDRRTTLTLLAGSTLAPGAAFAAAPREIMWDDLIPPGVPYSEIIGEGELDEANDTWNPIYDANAVKLNDALNGAYIRMPGFIIPFEVSAKGVTEFMLVPYMGACIHVPPPPANQLVMVTAAQPWPGDQLWDAVWVTGRMQTQLQSTDLGKTGYFIAADEMEIYEW
- a CDS encoding DUF3299 domain-containing protein; this encodes MVNRRVPRRMVLAGMAATAVAPHAARAEEYIDLEWEDLLPENDVAVQNPLRGLFAHDEDAPLSSQQPASSGVRSDWNGQVVRLPGFIVPIDYSGTGVTAFILVPYVGACVHVPPPPANQLVFVSTPTPYESKGLFEPVNVVGMFGVSSISTQLADIGYALSADRIEPYRS